Proteins encoded within one genomic window of Streptomyces profundus:
- a CDS encoding ATP-binding cassette domain-containing protein yields MSERNDGLAIESSGLVKTFGALRAVDGVDLAVPAGSVYGVLGPNGAGKTTTVRMLATLLRPDGGEARVFGHDVLREADAVRSRVSLTGQYASVDEDLTGAENLILLGRLLGHRKPAARIRAAQLLEAFGLTEAADKQVKNYSGGMRRRVDIAASILNTPDLLFLDEPTTGLDPRSRNQVWDIVRAVVAQGTTVLLTTQYLDEADQLADRIAVIDTGRVIAEGTPGELKSSVGAGSVRVRLRDRDQREVAREVLSRRLGTEVALDSDPVSLTARLLPDEGALGPAERAAAALGELAADGITVDDFSLGQPSLDEVFLSLTGKPTGPGRSTPSGAPAGGAPTTDQQRSDQEKESVA; encoded by the coding sequence ATGAGTGAGCGCAACGACGGGTTGGCGATCGAGTCGTCCGGTCTCGTCAAGACCTTCGGCGCCCTGCGCGCCGTGGACGGCGTCGATCTGGCCGTACCGGCCGGCAGCGTCTACGGGGTGCTCGGGCCGAACGGCGCCGGCAAGACCACCACCGTGCGGATGCTGGCCACGCTGCTCCGCCCGGACGGCGGCGAGGCCAGGGTGTTCGGGCACGACGTGCTGCGGGAGGCGGACGCGGTGCGCTCGCGGGTCAGTCTGACCGGGCAGTACGCCTCGGTCGACGAGGACCTCACCGGCGCGGAGAACCTGATCCTGCTGGGGCGGCTGCTCGGCCACCGCAAGCCGGCGGCCCGGATCCGCGCCGCCCAGCTGCTTGAGGCGTTCGGCCTGACCGAGGCGGCCGACAAGCAGGTGAAGAACTACTCCGGCGGCATGCGGCGGCGGGTGGACATCGCCGCCAGCATCCTCAACACCCCCGATCTGCTCTTCCTCGACGAGCCGACCACGGGCCTCGACCCGCGCAGCCGCAACCAGGTGTGGGACATCGTGCGCGCCGTGGTCGCCCAGGGCACCACGGTGCTGCTCACCACCCAGTATCTGGACGAGGCCGACCAGTTGGCCGACCGGATCGCGGTGATCGACACGGGCCGGGTGATCGCCGAGGGCACCCCGGGCGAGCTCAAGTCCTCGGTCGGCGCGGGCTCGGTGCGGGTCCGGCTGCGCGACCGGGACCAGCGCGAGGTGGCCCGCGAGGTGCTGTCCAGGCGGCTGGGCACGGAGGTCGCGCTGGACTCCGACCCGGTCTCGTTGACCGCCAGGCTGCTGCCGGACGAGGGCGCGCTCGGCCCGGCGGAGCGCGCGGCGGCGGCCCTGGGCGAGCTGGCCGCCGACGGGATCACCGTGGACGACTTCTCGCTCGGCCAGCCCAGCCTCGACGAGGTCTTCCTGTCCCTGACCGGCAAGCCCACCGGGCCCGGCCGATCCACCCCGTCCGGCGCGCCCGCCGGTGGGGCCCCGACCACCGACCAGCAGCGGTCCGACCAGGAGAAGGAGAGCGTGGCATGA
- a CDS encoding NADPH-dependent FMN reductase, giving the protein MAVAVAPLRLALLIGSTREGRVGSAVGDWFAGVVRERDDVEVEVLDLLDFSFPERFPEEPTAEMCRFAGAIERAEGFVVVTPEYNAGYPAALKQAIDYAYDEWHAKPVGFVSYGLRARGQLAVAALRCVFVELRTVTMRDEVGIDVSGLCGTPAQVSAASAMLDELVWWGLALREAKRLRPYTA; this is encoded by the coding sequence GTGGCTGTGGCCGTCGCTCCGCTGCGGTTGGCACTGCTGATCGGCAGCACCCGTGAGGGACGGGTCGGCTCCGCGGTGGGCGACTGGTTCGCCGGGGTGGTGCGGGAGCGGGACGATGTCGAGGTCGAGGTGCTGGACCTGCTGGACTTCTCGTTCCCCGAGCGGTTCCCCGAGGAGCCGACGGCGGAGATGTGCCGGTTCGCTGGCGCGATCGAGCGGGCCGAGGGCTTTGTGGTGGTGACCCCCGAGTACAACGCGGGGTATCCGGCCGCCCTCAAGCAGGCCATCGACTACGCCTACGACGAGTGGCACGCGAAACCGGTCGGTTTCGTCTCCTACGGGCTCCGCGCCAGGGGGCAGTTGGCGGTGGCGGCGCTGCGCTGTGTCTTCGTGGAGCTGCGTACCGTCACGATGCGGGACGAGGTGGGCATCGACGTCTCCGGTCTCTGCGGCACCCCGGCCCAGGTCAGCGCGGCTTCGGCGATGTTGGACGAGCTGGTGTGGTGGGGTCTGGCCCTGCGCGAGGCCAAACGGCTCCGGCCCTACACCGCCTGA
- a CDS encoding ABC transporter permease → MSTATDTTSESGSAAPAEAADNFEADHASLASVLAKTQAPPRPSPLSASITFGWRAMLKIKHVPEQLIDVTIFPIMMTLMFTYLFGGALAGSTSEYLQFLLPGIMVMSVVMTTMYTGVAVNTDIAKGVFDRFRTLPVWRPSAMVGYLLGDVLRYSLASVVILALGLVLGYRPDGGPVGVVLGILLLVGFSFAFSWVWTMFGLLLRSEKSVMGVSMMVLFPASFLSNIMVSPDTMPGWLQGFVDVNPITHVVAAVRGLMDGNVEMGELAWVAVATALLIGVFGTLTMRLYNRK, encoded by the coding sequence ATGAGCACCGCGACGGACACCACCAGCGAAAGCGGCTCGGCCGCACCGGCGGAGGCCGCGGACAACTTCGAGGCTGATCACGCCTCACTGGCCTCGGTGTTGGCCAAGACGCAGGCGCCGCCGCGGCCCAGCCCGCTCTCCGCCTCGATCACCTTCGGTTGGCGGGCCATGCTCAAGATCAAGCATGTCCCCGAACAGCTGATCGACGTGACGATCTTCCCGATCATGATGACGCTGATGTTCACCTACCTGTTCGGTGGTGCGCTGGCGGGCTCGACCAGCGAGTACCTCCAGTTCCTGCTGCCCGGGATCATGGTGATGAGCGTGGTGATGACCACCATGTACACCGGCGTCGCGGTCAACACCGATATCGCCAAGGGGGTCTTCGACCGCTTCCGCACCCTGCCGGTGTGGCGTCCCTCGGCGATGGTCGGCTATCTGCTGGGCGATGTGCTGCGGTACAGCCTGGCCTCGGTGGTCATCCTCGCGCTGGGTCTCGTCCTGGGCTACCGGCCTGACGGCGGCCCGGTCGGCGTGGTGCTCGGCATCCTGCTGCTGGTCGGCTTCTCCTTCGCCTTCTCCTGGGTGTGGACCATGTTCGGCCTGCTGCTCCGCTCGGAGAAGTCGGTGATGGGGGTCAGCATGATGGTGCTGTTCCCGGCCAGCTTCCTCAGCAACATCATGGTCTCGCCCGACACCATGCCGGGCTGGCTCCAGGGCTTTGTCGACGTCAACCCGATCACCCACGTGGTGGCCGCCGTGCGCGGTCTGATGGACGGGAACGTCGAGATGGGCGAGCTGGCCTGGGTGGCGGTCGCCACCGCGCTGCTGATCGGGGTCTTCGGGACGCTGACCATGCGGCTCTACAACCGCAAGTAG
- a CDS encoding DUF2277 domain-containing protein: MCRSIKTLRAPVTPDVRDEDIRAAALQYVRKVSGFRAPAAHNQAVFDQAVADVTAATQHLLAHLEVRGSGGGASRE, from the coding sequence ATGTGCAGGAGTATCAAGACCCTTCGGGCCCCGGTCACCCCTGATGTGCGGGATGAGGACATCCGGGCGGCGGCCCTTCAGTACGTTCGCAAGGTCAGCGGGTTCAGGGCGCCGGCGGCGCACAACCAGGCGGTTTTCGATCAGGCCGTCGCGGACGTCACCGCCGCCACCCAGCATCTGCTGGCGCATCTGGAGGTGCGCGGCTCGGGTGGTGGGGCTTCGCGGGAGTGA
- a CDS encoding ATP-binding protein, producing MFDQLIGREHAAAVLRAEIARAGSSHGGLVLVAGEAGIGKTTLVTGAAREAGQEGFLVLGGACWDADNAPGYWPWTQVVRALRRAASAEEWTAIEEAAGPELDALLTEARLPAELDAEDDDPDGFALSDAVTTALVTVSQRRPVLVVLDDLHWADSASLRLLRFAAQHTWFERVLLVATYRDAEVDPSADEQLGHPLWDTMTPLLSKATTLVLTGLGPDEVATLISRTVGREAEPTLVAEVHRRTGGNPFFVEQTARLWHSGGAVTSIPPGVRDAVRRRVGLLPPAVVTMLAQAAVLGREFHRQVLAASLATPAARADRLLEAAVTARLVVQRGAGRFAFAHDLVRETLYEALDADESRRRHAAVVRALDQQPALAERVVPADLARHAHLAGDEVAPAHALTLLSAAAREATARLAFDEANGHRRRAYELTGAVDPRRRVVLGLELAEGLLQADRWDEAWSYFQKVIDEARAVDDAMLLARLALTLHQSRAARRDPVAGLLPSLLTETHRRLLPGDPPAPDDPADPATQDRLARALAVRVAVLARRGQDDDALAFGLSARHEAIWGPGSAAERATLTQEMITVGRRSGDVELEHFARSLRWVALLELGDPEYLRELGAFQGIVRREAQPQYQLSGRIDLAIVRTLQGEFAESQELEAAAGALVAEMPRNRWYERFIQHLRWSRLMLRGRFRELDELLGELPSTGYPHLELLEGVTAAQRGDAETVCRVLAAADGGERYPRHMRWLWLRFLAQGTALLGDRERCLQARREVAPFADQWSVSLYGFDVSGPVALWIAELDAALGDWGRAVDGFARAALSADWLRARPWAAEARVRQAEALLARNEPDDRAEATELLRVVADEAEALGLEQVAERVMAAREGRAGVERRAAAEAEFRFEGTVWTLRFAGRTVRLPDAKGLRDLRELLARPGSDISAVRLLNPAGGETLAAARSLGGDPVLDDTAKAAYRRRLTQLDAEIDRAAERGDEAAATALGDERAALLDELRVAAGLGGRTRRLGDEAERARKTVTARIRDTLRRLDDKHPELAAHLRAAVATGATCGYHPKDGVAWRL from the coding sequence GTGTTCGATCAGTTGATCGGTCGGGAGCACGCCGCGGCTGTGTTGCGGGCCGAGATCGCCAGGGCCGGGAGCAGCCACGGCGGTCTGGTGCTGGTCGCCGGCGAGGCGGGGATCGGCAAGACGACACTGGTCACCGGCGCGGCCAGGGAGGCGGGCCAGGAGGGTTTCCTGGTGCTGGGCGGCGCCTGTTGGGACGCGGACAACGCGCCGGGCTACTGGCCCTGGACGCAGGTGGTGCGGGCGCTGCGCAGGGCCGCGAGCGCCGAGGAGTGGACGGCGATCGAGGAGGCGGCCGGGCCCGAGCTGGACGCGCTGTTGACCGAGGCCAGGCTGCCGGCCGAGCTGGACGCCGAGGACGACGATCCGGACGGCTTCGCGCTGTCGGACGCGGTGACGACGGCGCTGGTCACCGTCTCCCAGCGGCGGCCCGTGCTGGTGGTGCTCGACGATCTGCACTGGGCGGACAGCGCCTCGCTGCGGCTCCTCCGGTTCGCGGCCCAACACACCTGGTTCGAACGGGTGTTGCTGGTGGCGACCTATCGGGACGCGGAGGTGGACCCGAGCGCGGACGAGCAGCTGGGGCATCCGCTGTGGGACACCATGACGCCGCTGCTCAGCAAGGCGACCACGCTGGTGCTGACCGGTCTCGGGCCGGACGAGGTGGCCACGCTGATCAGTCGCACGGTCGGCAGGGAGGCCGAGCCGACCCTCGTCGCCGAGGTGCACCGACGCACCGGCGGCAACCCGTTCTTCGTGGAGCAGACCGCCAGGCTCTGGCACAGCGGGGGCGCGGTGACCAGCATTCCGCCCGGCGTGCGCGACGCCGTGCGCCGGCGCGTGGGGCTGCTGCCGCCCGCCGTGGTGACGATGTTGGCGCAGGCCGCCGTGTTGGGCCGGGAGTTCCACCGGCAGGTGCTGGCGGCCAGCCTCGCCACCCCGGCGGCGCGCGCCGACCGGCTGTTGGAGGCGGCCGTCACCGCTCGTCTCGTGGTGCAGCGCGGGGCCGGCCGGTTCGCGTTCGCACACGATCTGGTGCGGGAGACGCTCTACGAGGCGCTGGACGCCGACGAGTCGCGTCGGCGGCACGCGGCCGTGGTCCGCGCGCTGGACCAGCAGCCGGCGCTCGCCGAGCGGGTGGTCCCCGCCGATCTCGCCCGGCACGCCCATCTGGCCGGCGACGAGGTGGCTCCCGCGCACGCCCTGACCCTGCTGAGCGCGGCGGCGAGGGAGGCCACCGCCCGGCTGGCGTTCGACGAGGCCAACGGCCACCGGCGGCGCGCCTACGAGCTGACGGGCGCCGTCGACCCGCGCCGGCGGGTGGTGCTCGGCCTTGAGCTGGCGGAGGGACTGCTCCAGGCGGACCGGTGGGACGAGGCCTGGTCGTACTTCCAGAAGGTGATCGACGAGGCCAGGGCGGTCGATGACGCCATGCTGCTGGCGCGGCTGGCGCTGACGCTGCACCAGTCGCGGGCGGCCAGGCGCGATCCGGTGGCTGGGCTGCTGCCCTCGCTGCTGACGGAGACCCACCGCAGGCTGCTGCCCGGCGACCCGCCCGCGCCCGACGATCCGGCCGACCCGGCGACCCAGGACCGGCTGGCCCGCGCCCTGGCGGTGCGGGTCGCCGTGTTGGCCCGGCGGGGACAGGACGACGACGCGTTGGCGTTCGGCCTGAGCGCCCGGCACGAGGCGATCTGGGGCCCCGGCTCGGCGGCCGAACGCGCCACGCTCACCCAGGAGATGATCACCGTGGGGCGCCGCTCGGGGGACGTGGAGCTGGAGCACTTCGCGCGCTCCCTGCGCTGGGTGGCGCTGCTGGAGCTGGGCGATCCCGAGTACCTGCGGGAGCTGGGCGCCTTCCAGGGGATCGTGCGGCGGGAGGCCCAGCCGCAGTACCAGCTGTCGGGCCGGATCGACCTGGCCATCGTGCGGACGTTGCAGGGCGAGTTCGCCGAGTCCCAGGAGCTGGAGGCGGCGGCCGGCGCGCTGGTCGCCGAGATGCCGAGGAACCGCTGGTACGAGCGGTTCATCCAGCATCTGCGCTGGTCGCGGCTGATGCTCAGGGGCAGGTTCAGGGAGTTGGACGAGCTGCTCGGCGAGCTGCCCTCGACGGGCTATCCCCATCTCGAACTGCTGGAGGGCGTGACGGCCGCGCAGCGCGGGGACGCCGAGACGGTCTGCCGGGTGCTGGCAGCCGCTGACGGCGGCGAGCGCTATCCGCGCCATATGCGGTGGCTCTGGCTGCGCTTCCTCGCCCAGGGCACCGCGCTGTTGGGCGACCGGGAGCGCTGCCTCCAGGCGCGCCGCGAGGTGGCCCCGTTCGCCGACCAGTGGTCGGTCTCCCTCTACGGCTTCGACGTCAGCGGTCCGGTGGCGCTCTGGATCGCCGAGCTGGACGCCGCGCTGGGCGACTGGGGGCGCGCCGTCGACGGCTTCGCCAGGGCGGCGCTCTCCGCCGACTGGCTGCGGGCCAGGCCGTGGGCGGCCGAGGCCAGGGTGCGGCAGGCCGAGGCGCTGCTGGCCAGGAACGAGCCGGACGACCGGGCCGAGGCGACGGAGCTGCTGCGGGTGGTGGCCGACGAGGCCGAGGCGCTGGGGCTCGAACAGGTCGCGGAGCGGGTGATGGCGGCCAGGGAGGGCCGCGCCGGGGTGGAGCGCCGCGCCGCGGCCGAGGCGGAGTTCCGGTTCGAGGGGACGGTCTGGACGCTGCGCTTCGCCGGCCGGACGGTGCGGCTGCCGGATGCCAAGGGGCTGCGCGACCTGCGGGAGCTGCTGGCCAGGCCGGGCTCGGACATCTCCGCCGTCCGGCTGCTCAACCCGGCGGGCGGCGAGACGCTGGCCGCCGCGCGTTCGCTGGGCGGCGATCCGGTGTTGGACGACACGGCCAAGGCCGCCTACCGGCGCCGGCTCACCCAGCTCGACGCCGAGATCGACCGGGCCGCCGAACGCGGCGACGAGGCGGCGGCCACCGCCCTGGGCGACGAACGGGCGGCGCTGCTCGACGAGTTGCGGGTGGCGGCCGGCCTCGGCGGGCGCACCAGGCGGCTGGGCGACGAGGCCGAGCGGGCCAGGAAGACCGTCACCGCGCGGATCAGGGACACCCTGCGGCGGCTGGACGACAAGCACCCGGAGCTGGCCGCGCACCTGCGGGCCGCCGTCGCCACCGGAGCCACCTGCGGCTACCACCCGAAGGACGGCGTCGCCTGGCGGCTGTGA
- a CDS encoding pectate lyase family protein: protein MRRTSARFKLASAVAVTAAVATIGGLTAATGTANEPADVSPLVVGSPTGFGAGATGGAGGDVVSVSTADQLIDAANSDGPLQIEVNGTISVSSMVRVSSDKSIVGAGSGATIQGSGLNIRQADNVIVQNLRFANSNDDGINVEYSTNVWIDHNDFTNPNDGALDIKRASTGITVSWNHTYDSDKNMLLGHSDDNGSEDIGKLNVTYHHNWFDGVNQRNPRVRFGDPVHVYNNYYNNIGSYGVASTEDAGVLVEANYFENTDDPFHLGEAASGPGSIVARDNHFVNSGSGEAGGSVSGIPYGYSPDSAADVKSIVTGGAGVGQL from the coding sequence ATGCGCAGGACGAGCGCACGATTCAAGCTGGCCAGCGCGGTCGCGGTCACGGCCGCCGTGGCGACCATCGGCGGGTTGACCGCCGCGACGGGTACCGCCAACGAGCCGGCCGACGTCTCCCCCCTCGTCGTCGGGTCGCCGACCGGGTTCGGCGCCGGTGCCACCGGCGGAGCCGGCGGCGACGTGGTCTCCGTGTCCACCGCGGACCAGCTGATCGACGCCGCCAACAGCGACGGACCGTTGCAGATCGAGGTCAACGGCACGATCTCGGTCAGCTCGATGGTCCGGGTCTCGTCGGACAAGTCGATCGTCGGCGCCGGGTCGGGCGCCACGATCCAGGGCAGCGGTCTGAACATCCGCCAGGCCGACAACGTGATCGTGCAGAACCTCAGGTTCGCCAACTCGAACGACGACGGGATCAACGTCGAGTACAGCACCAACGTGTGGATCGACCACAACGACTTCACCAACCCCAACGACGGCGCGCTGGACATCAAGCGGGCGTCGACCGGCATCACGGTGTCGTGGAACCACACCTACGACTCCGACAAGAACATGCTGTTGGGGCACTCGGACGACAACGGGTCCGAGGACATCGGGAAGTTGAACGTCACGTACCACCACAACTGGTTCGACGGCGTCAACCAGCGCAACCCGCGGGTGCGGTTCGGCGACCCGGTCCACGTCTACAACAACTACTACAACAACATCGGCTCCTATGGCGTCGCCTCGACCGAGGACGCCGGCGTGCTGGTGGAGGCCAACTACTTCGAGAACACCGACGACCCGTTCCACCTGGGCGAGGCGGCCTCGGGTCCCGGATCCATCGTGGCCAGGGACAACCACTTCGTGAACTCGGGCAGCGGGGAGGCCGGCGGTTCGGTGTCCGGCATCCCCTACGGCTACTCGCCCGACTCGGCCGCTGACGTCAAGTCCATCGTGACCGGCGGGGCCGGGGTGGGCCAGCTGTAA
- a CDS encoding alpha/beta fold hydrolase codes for MNVVRPFVGRIAGPAERTLLVIHGGPDWDHGYLLDPLREWAGERQVLLPDLRGCGRSPGGLPPEQYTPDAVVLDLLALLDSLPVEQVDLLGFSYGGLLAQRLALAAPERFRCLVVASSSVLPVPADAWDDWPERAALRAAEARVWAEGRWDGPALTRAAALAGAPANVWRAEALPRYREVLARVRFTAEWLGPFRAGLLPPARPDDAARRLAASGPPVRLLHGRQDMVFPAALAEEAARLIPGARVAILDEAGHMAHIDQPAAWLAALSQHLS; via the coding sequence GTGAACGTCGTTAGGCCCTTCGTGGGGCGGATAGCCGGCCCGGCCGAGCGCACCCTGCTGGTGATCCACGGCGGCCCCGACTGGGACCACGGCTATCTGCTCGATCCGCTGCGGGAGTGGGCGGGCGAGCGCCAGGTGCTCCTTCCCGACCTGCGGGGATGTGGCCGTTCGCCCGGAGGGCTGCCCCCGGAGCAGTACACGCCTGACGCCGTCGTCCTGGATCTGCTGGCGCTGCTCGACAGCCTCCCGGTCGAGCAGGTCGACCTGCTCGGGTTCTCCTATGGCGGGTTGCTCGCGCAGCGGCTCGCGCTGGCCGCGCCCGAGCGTTTCCGCTGTCTTGTGGTGGCCTCCTCCAGCGTGCTGCCGGTGCCGGCGGACGCCTGGGACGACTGGCCGGAGCGGGCCGCCCTGCGGGCGGCCGAGGCGCGGGTGTGGGCGGAGGGGCGCTGGGACGGGCCGGCGTTGACGCGGGCCGCCGCGCTGGCCGGGGCGCCGGCCAACGTCTGGCGGGCGGAGGCGCTGCCGCGCTATCGGGAGGTGCTGGCGCGGGTGCGGTTCACGGCCGAGTGGCTCGGCCCGTTCCGGGCCGGCCTGCTGCCGCCGGCCCGTCCGGACGACGCGGCCCGCCGGCTGGCCGCGAGCGGTCCCCCGGTGCGGCTGCTGCACGGCCGGCAGGACATGGTCTTCCCCGCCGCGCTCGCCGAGGAGGCCGCCCGGCTGATTCCGGGCGCCCGGGTGGCGATCCTCGACGAGGCGGGGCACATGGCCCACATAGACCAGCCGGCGGCCTGGTTGGCCGCCCTGTCCCAGCACCTCTCCTGA
- a CDS encoding DUF885 domain-containing protein — translation MSHSTPRIIADAYVETLADLDPSVGSSLGIRPGQDALPDFSPEGLDAVADAQRATLGELDAAEAAAGGSEQLPEGERRAARLLRERLTAALDLHDAGDDLRQVRNLFSPVSQLRSTLLQMPTETADDWAVIARRLRNTPAALTRYTEGLTAGIDRGLTVAPRQALVLAGQLGEWLDSDWYGTFAAGGPEALRPELDRAATEVDAALDGVRRFLTDTYVPAAEGTPDAVGRERYLRGARSWTGAQLDLDDAYAYGWSEFHRLREEMRHVAERILPGESTLAVMRHLDRNGEVVEGVDRIRDWLQALMDRAIGELDGTHVDLAEPVRRVESMIAPPGSAAAPYYTRPSLDFARPGRTWLPTRGETSFPTWQLVSIWYHEGVPGHHLQLAQWVYVADRLSKFQASLGSVSATTEGWALYAERLMDELGFLADPAHRLGYLSAQMMRSVRVIVDIGMHLGLRIPAGESFHPGERWTPELATEFFARYTGCAASFTDSEIVRYLGLPGQAISYKLGERAWLAGREAARRRAGAAFDAKSWHMAALSLGSLGLDDLTDELAAL, via the coding sequence ATGTCGCATTCCACCCCGCGGATCATCGCGGACGCCTATGTAGAGACGCTCGCCGACCTCGACCCCAGCGTCGGCTCCAGTCTGGGCATCCGCCCCGGCCAGGACGCCTTGCCCGACTTCTCCCCCGAGGGGCTCGACGCGGTGGCCGACGCCCAGCGCGCCACCCTCGGGGAGTTGGACGCGGCAGAGGCCGCCGCGGGTGGCTCCGAACAGCTCCCCGAGGGCGAGCGCAGAGCGGCCCGGCTGCTGCGCGAGCGGCTCACCGCGGCACTGGACCTGCACGACGCGGGCGACGACCTGCGCCAGGTGCGCAACCTCTTCTCCCCCGTCTCCCAGCTGCGCTCGACACTGCTCCAGATGCCGACCGAGACGGCCGACGACTGGGCCGTGATCGCGCGCCGCCTGCGCAACACCCCGGCCGCGCTGACCCGTTACACCGAGGGGCTGACCGCCGGCATCGACCGGGGGCTCACCGTCGCCCCCCGCCAGGCGCTGGTCCTCGCCGGGCAGCTCGGCGAGTGGCTCGACAGCGACTGGTACGGGACGTTCGCCGCCGGGGGGCCCGAGGCGCTGCGCCCCGAACTCGACCGCGCCGCAACCGAGGTCGACGCGGCCCTCGACGGCGTCCGCCGCTTCCTCACCGACACCTATGTCCCGGCCGCCGAGGGCACCCCGGACGCCGTGGGGCGCGAACGCTACCTGCGGGGCGCGCGCAGCTGGACGGGCGCCCAACTGGACCTGGACGACGCGTACGCCTACGGCTGGTCCGAGTTCCACCGGCTGCGCGAGGAGATGCGCCACGTCGCCGAGCGGATCCTGCCCGGCGAGTCCACCCTGGCCGTGATGCGGCACCTGGACAGGAACGGCGAGGTCGTCGAGGGCGTGGACCGGATCCGCGACTGGCTACAGGCGCTGATGGACCGCGCGATCGGCGAGCTCGACGGCACCCATGTGGATCTGGCCGAGCCGGTGCGCCGCGTCGAGTCCATGATCGCGCCCCCGGGCAGCGCGGCGGCGCCCTACTACACCCGCCCCTCCCTCGACTTCGCCAGGCCGGGCCGCACCTGGCTGCCCACCAGGGGCGAAACCAGCTTCCCCACCTGGCAGTTGGTCTCCATCTGGTACCACGAGGGAGTCCCGGGACACCATCTCCAGCTCGCCCAGTGGGTGTATGTGGCGGACCGGCTCTCCAAGTTCCAGGCCAGCCTGGGCTCGGTGAGCGCCACCACCGAGGGCTGGGCGCTCTACGCGGAACGCCTGATGGACGAGCTGGGCTTCCTCGCCGACCCGGCCCACCGTCTTGGCTACCTCTCCGCCCAGATGATGCGCTCGGTGCGGGTGATCGTGGACATCGGGATGCACCTGGGGCTGCGGATACCGGCCGGCGAGAGCTTCCACCCGGGCGAGCGATGGACGCCGGAGCTGGCGACCGAGTTCTTCGCCCGGTACACCGGATGCGCCGCGTCGTTCACCGACTCCGAGATCGTCCGCTACCTCGGCCTCCCCGGCCAGGCCATCAGCTACAAGCTGGGCGAACGGGCCTGGCTCGCCGGCCGCGAAGCGGCCAGGCGCCGCGCCGGCGCCGCGTTCGACGCCAAGTCCTGGCATATGGCCGCGCTCTCGCTCGGCTCCCTCGGCCTCGACGACCTGACGGACGAACTCGCCGCCCTGTAG